A window of the Ipomoea triloba cultivar NCNSP0323 chromosome 14, ASM357664v1 genome harbors these coding sequences:
- the LOC116004572 gene encoding alpha-glucan phosphorylase, H isozyme, producing MDATAKTNGATSATRFDALAKVPPIAHPLAEEPSEIASNISYHVQYSPHFSLFKFDPEQAYCATADSVRDRLIKQWNDTYLQYHKVNPKQTYYLSMEYLQGRALTNAIGNLCIQGAYGDALKKLGHGLEEIVEQEKDAALGNGGLGRLASCFLDSMATLNLPAWGYGLRYKHGLFKQRITKAGQEEIAEDWLEKFSPWEVARHDIVFPIRFFGHVEVDPSGSRKWVGGEVIQAVAYDVPIPGYKTKNTISLRLWEAKASAEDLNLSQFNDGQYESATLLHSRAHQICAVLYPGDATESGKLLRLKQQFLLCSASLQDIIFRFKERNDGKGTLDWSTFPTKVAVQLNDTHPTLSIPELMRLLMDDEGLGWDEAWDITTRTIAYTNHTVLPEALEKWSQAVMWKLLPRHMEIIEEIDKRFIAMIQSKKPNLESKISAMCILDHNPQKPVVRMANLCVISSHTVNGVAQLHSDILKDELFIDYVSIWPTKFQNKTNGITPRRWLRFCNPELSDIITKWLKTDEWVTNLDLLANLRKFADDEQLHAQWESAKMASKQRLAQYILRVTGVRVDPNTLFDIQVKRIHEYKRQLLNVLGVVYRYKKLKEMKPEERKNTTARTVMLGGKAFATYTNAKRIIKLVTDVGDVVNSDPEVNSYLKVVFVPNYNVSVAEVLIPGSELSQHISTAGMEASGTSNMKFALNGCLIIGTLDGANVEIREEIGEQNFFLFGARADEVPRLRKERENGQFKPDPRFEEAKQFIRSGAFGSYDYNPLLDSLEGDSGYGRGDYFLVGQDFPSYIDAQAKVDEAYKDRKRWIKMSILSTAGSGKFSSDRTISQYAKEIWNIEKCSVA from the exons atGGACGCTACTGCAAAGACCAACGGTGCTACTTCAGCAACCAGATTTGATGCCTTAGCCAAGGTGCCGCCCATAGCTCACCCACTGGCAGAAGAGCCCTCAGAGATTGCATCCAATATCAGTTACCATGTTCAGTACAGTCCTCATTTTTCCCTTTTCAAATTTGATCCAGAGCAGGCCTACTGTGCAACTGCTGATAGTGTTCGGGACCGCTTGATCAAA CAATGGAATGATACGTATCTCCAATATCACAAAGTCAATCCAAAGCAAACGTACTACTTGTCCATGGAGTATCTCCAAGGAAGAGCTTTGACAAATGCAATTGGAAACCTATGCATTCAAGGCGCTTATGGCGATGCTTTAAAGAAGCTTGGCCATGGCCTTGAGGAGATTGTTGAGCAG GAGAAAGATGCAGCACTAGGAAATGGTGGCTTGGGAAGGCTTGCTTCTTGCTTTCTTGATTCCATGGCAACTTTAAACTTGCCAGCCTGGGGTTATGGATTGAGGTACAAACACGGACTGTTCAAGCAACGTATCACCAAAGCAGGACAAGAGGAGATTGCTGAAGATTGGCTGGAG AAATTCAGTCCCTGGGAAGTTGCAAGGCATGACATTGTCTTCCCCATCAGATTTTTTGGTCACGTTGAGGTTGATCCTAGTGGCTC CCGGAAATGGGTTGGTGGTGAGGTCATACAGGCTGTTGCATATGATGTTCCTATTCCTGGGTATAAAACAAAGAATACTATTAGTCTTCGACTATGGGAAGCCAAAGCCAGTGCAGAGGACTTAAACTTATCTCAATTTAATGATGGGCAATATGAATCTGCTACACTGCTTCATTCTCGGGCTCATCAG ATTTGTGCTGTCCTTTACCCTGGGGATGCAACGGAAAGTGGAAAACTTTTACGACTTAAACAACAATTTTTGCTGTGTAGTGCATCTCTTCAG GACATCATATTCAGATTTAAGGAGAGGAATGATGGGAAGGGCACTCTTGATTGGTCCACATTCCCCACAAAAGTTGCAGTACAACTGAATGACACACATCCTACACTCTCGATTCCGGAGCTGATGCGGTTATTGATGGATGATGAAGGACTTGGATGGGATGAAGCATGGGATATAACCACTAG GACAATCGCTTATACAAATCATACCGTCCTACCTGAAGCACTAGAAAAATGGTCGCAAGCAGTCATGTGGAAACTTCTTCCACGGCATATGGAAATCATTGAGGAAATTGACAAGCGG TTTATTGCAATGATTCAATCAAAAAAACCTAATCTTGAGAGTAAGATCTCTGCCATGTGCATTTTGGATCACAATCCCCAGAAGCCTGTTGTGCGTATGGCTAATTTATGTGTCATCTCTTCACATACG GTGAATGGTGTTGCCCAGCTACACAGTGATATCTTGAAGGATGAATTATTCATCGACTATGTCTCTATCTGGCCCACCAAATTCCAGAACAAAACCAATGGCATAACGCCACGGCGATGGCTTAGGTTTTGCAATCCCGAGCTGAGTGATATAATCACCAAGTGGTTAAAAACTGATGAATGGGTGACTAATCTTGATTTACTTGCTAATCTGCGGAAG TTTGCCGACGATGAACAACTCCATGCTCAATGGGAGTCTGCCAAGATGGCAAGCAAGCAACGATTGGCACAGTACATACTTCGAGTAACCGGTGTGCGTGTTGACCCAAATACACTATTTGACATACAAGTCAAGCGCATCCACGAATACAAAAGGCAGCTGCTAAATGTATTGGGTGTAGTCTACCGGTACAAGAAACTGAAG GAGATGAAACCCGAAGAGCGTAAGAATACAACAGCACGCACTGTCATGCTCGGGGGAAAAGCATTTGCGACCTATACAAATGCAAAAAGGATCATCAAGCTTGTGACGGATGTTGGGGATGTTGTCAACAGTGATCCTGAGGTCAATAGCTATTTGAAG GTAGTCTTTGTACCCAATTACAACGTATCTGTGGCAGAAGTGCTTATTCCGGGAAGTGAGCTTTCACAGCACATCAGCACAGCTGGCATGGAGGCAAGTGGCACTAGCAATATGAAATTTGCACTCAATGGATGCCTAATTATAGGAACACTGGATGGTGCTAATGTGGAAATCAGAGAGGAAATTGGGGAACAGAACTTTTTCCTTTTCGGTGCAAGAGCTGATGAAGTCCCTCGTCTGCGCAAAGAAAGAGAGAACGGTCAG TTTAAACCTGATCCTCGGTTTGAAGAAGCCAAGCAATTCATCAGATCGGGAGCTTTTGGGAGCTATGATTATAATCCACTGCTCGACTCACTGGAAGGAGACTCAGGCTATGGCCGCGGTGACTACTTCCTTGTTGGTCAGGACTTCCCAAGCTACATTGACGCCCAGGCAAAGGTTGATGAAGCTTACAA GGACAGGAAAAGATGGATAAAGATGTCCATACTAAGCACTGCTGGAAGTGGAAAGTTTAGCAGTGACCGAACGATATCTCAGTATGCAAAGGAAATATGGAATATTGAGAAGTGCTCTGTGGCATGA
- the LOC116005338 gene encoding probable anion transporter 4, chloroplastic isoform X2, whose protein sequence is MAWGVTLWSLATFLTPWAMEVSLWALLSMRMLLGIAEGVALPCMNNMIARWFPQTERSRAVGMAMAGFQLGSAIGLTLSPILMSQGGLFGPFVIFGLSGFLWVLVWVSATSSTPERSRQISLNELRYIQNKGLSHSAVDSKMKTAKVIPPFRRLLSKLPTWSLIVANSMHSWGFFVILSWMPIYFKTIYRVDLRHAAWFSAVPWSMMALMGYIAGVLSDRMIESGTSVTLTRKVMQSIGFFGPGIALIGLTMARTPMIASAWLTLAVGLKAFSHAGFLVNLQEIAPQYSGVLHGISNTAGTLAAIIGTVGAGFFVDLVGSFQGFLLLTAFLYFCAALFYNIFSTGERVNFDETT, encoded by the exons ATGGCATGGGGTGTGACTCTCTGGTCTTTAGCAACTTTTCTAACCCCTTGGGCAATGGAGGTTTCCTTGTGGGCACTGCTTTCCATGCGGATGTTGCTTGGCATAGCAGAAGGTGTAGCTCTTCCCTGCATGAACAATATGATCGCCAG ATGGTTTCCTCAGACAGAACGATCAAGGGctgtagggatggcaatggctGGATTTCAGCTTGGAAGTGCTATTGGACTCACACTTTCTCCAATTCTTATGTCACAGGGTGGTTTATTTGGACCATTTGTCATATTTGGTTTATCTGGATTTCTTTGGGTTCTAGTGTGGGTGTCTGCAACCTCCAGTACTCCTGAGCGTAGCCGTCAAATATCATTAAATGAACTGCGTTACATACAAAACAAGGGACTTAGCCATTCTGCTGTTGACAGTAAAATGAAAACAGCCAAAGTGATCCCACCTTTCAGACGCTTGCTCTCTAAGCTACCAACATGGTCTCTTATTGTGGCAAATTCCATGCATAGTTGG GGCTTCTTTGTAATACTATCATGGATGCCAATTTACTTCAAGACT ATATACCGTGTTGATCTCAGACATGCAGCATGGTTTAGTGCTGTTCCATGGAGTATGATGGCATTAATGGGTTACATTGCTGGTGTTTTGTCTGACCGGATGATCGAAAGTGGTACAAGTGTTACACTAACCCGCAAAGTCATGCAA TCAATTGGTTTCTTTGGACCTGGGATTGCTCTCATTGGTTTAACTATGGCTCGAACTCCAATGATAGCATCAGCTTGGCTTACTTTAGCTGTTGGGTTGAAAGCATTCAGTCATGCTGGCTTCCTTGTAAACCTTCAG GAAATTGCCCCACAGTATTCAGGTGTTCTGCATG GCATTTCAAACACTGCGGGTACACTTGCGGCCATCATTGGAACTGTTGGTGCTGGCTTCTTCGTTGACTTAGTTGGTTCCTTCCAGGGATTTTTGTTGCTAACAGCATTTCTGTATTTCTGTGCTGCTCTCTTCTATAACATCTTTTCTACAGGAGAGAGGGTTAACTTTGATGAAACTACTTAG